A window from Flavobacterium lindanitolerans encodes these proteins:
- a CDS encoding S46 family peptidase: MKKIILSLITAILLVPTTVKADEGMWFLMFIERLNHRDMQKMGLQLTSEEIYSINHSSIKDAIVQFNGGCTAEIISNQGLVLTNHHCGYDAIAEVSTPKDNYLRDGFWAKDKKSEIKPNSLYVRFFVRMDDVSKRILSKVNDGMSEAEREKVINQEIAKIQKENDEGGKYTVSVRSFFQGNEYYYFVYQDYKDVRLVGTPPESIGKFGGDTDNWEWPRHTGDFSMFRVYADKDGNPAEYSPDNVPLKPKHHLPISLKGVQENDFAMILGYPGRTNRWMPAGGIEQNVKFAYPAWVEGSKAGMDAMKFHMDKSDQVRLNYASKYASVANYWKNRQGMIDALTKFKTAATKQKEEAEFNKWANKPENKQKYGDVVATINNYYKATNEKSRHDNYLISILRNSSLAGGPASLGNGIAAYAKENDAKKAEMLPRLQAAIEGVYEGFYLPLERDVLIAELNLYAKKAGYKLDPFIEGLAKENNNDFTKFVDEAIAESAFATKEKAEAFLKNPNVDALKNDKLYLLSSSILATYRSKPEDLAKLENDFQKSFRLLVEGLRESKLNKIKYPDANSTLRLTYGKVRALPADKRNDAKINNYTTLQGTIKKYKPNDQEFDLPKRLIELNDKKDFGPYADKKGYMPVNFLTDNDITGGNSGSPVLNGKGELIGVAFDGNIEAMAGDVIFDSKLQRTINVDIRYVLFIIDKYAGAKHIIDEMTIAK; encoded by the coding sequence ATGAAAAAAATTATTTTATCCTTAATTACAGCTATACTGCTTGTTCCTACAACAGTAAAGGCTGACGAAGGGATGTGGTTCCTGATGTTCATTGAGCGTTTGAATCACCGTGACATGCAAAAAATGGGATTGCAACTGACTTCTGAGGAAATCTACAGTATCAACCATTCAAGTATTAAAGACGCAATTGTTCAGTTCAATGGTGGCTGTACTGCAGAAATTATTTCTAATCAAGGTTTGGTTTTGACTAACCACCACTGTGGTTATGATGCGATTGCTGAAGTTTCTACTCCAAAAGACAACTATTTGAGAGATGGTTTCTGGGCAAAAGACAAGAAATCTGAAATCAAGCCAAACTCACTTTATGTACGTTTCTTTGTGAGAATGGACGATGTTTCAAAAAGAATTCTTTCTAAAGTAAATGACGGCATGAGCGAGGCTGAGCGCGAAAAAGTAATCAACCAGGAAATTGCTAAAATCCAAAAGGAAAATGACGAAGGAGGAAAGTATACTGTTTCTGTTCGTTCTTTTTTCCAGGGAAATGAATATTACTATTTCGTTTATCAGGACTATAAAGACGTTCGTTTAGTTGGAACTCCGCCGGAAAGCATTGGAAAATTCGGAGGTGACACAGACAACTGGGAATGGCCACGTCACACAGGAGATTTCTCTATGTTCAGAGTTTATGCTGACAAAGACGGAAATCCTGCTGAATATTCTCCGGACAACGTTCCGTTAAAGCCTAAGCACCACTTGCCAATCAGCTTGAAAGGTGTTCAGGAAAATGATTTTGCTATGATTTTAGGTTATCCGGGTAGAACAAACCGTTGGATGCCGGCCGGAGGAATTGAGCAAAATGTAAAATTTGCATACCCTGCATGGGTTGAAGGTTCTAAAGCAGGTATGGACGCTATGAAATTCCACATGGACAAAAGCGACCAGGTTCGTTTAAACTACGCTTCTAAATATGCTTCTGTAGCAAACTATTGGAAAAACCGTCAGGGAATGATTGATGCATTGACAAAGTTCAAAACTGCCGCTACAAAACAAAAAGAAGAGGCTGAGTTCAACAAATGGGCAAACAAGCCGGAGAACAAGCAAAAATATGGTGATGTAGTTGCGACTATCAACAATTACTACAAAGCAACAAACGAAAAATCAAGACACGATAACTACCTGATTTCTATTTTAAGAAACAGCAGCCTGGCTGGTGGTCCTGCAAGTTTAGGAAACGGAATCGCTGCTTATGCCAAAGAAAATGATGCTAAGAAAGCAGAAATGCTTCCAAGACTTCAGGCAGCAATTGAAGGTGTTTACGAAGGTTTCTACCTTCCATTGGAAAGAGATGTATTGATTGCAGAATTAAACCTTTATGCTAAAAAAGCAGGTTACAAACTTGACCCGTTCATTGAAGGGCTAGCCAAAGAAAACAACAATGACTTCACGAAATTTGTAGACGAGGCTATCGCAGAGAGCGCTTTTGCTACAAAAGAAAAAGCTGAAGCATTTTTGAAAAATCCAAATGTGGATGCATTGAAAAATGATAAGTTGTATTTACTTTCATCTAGCATTTTGGCTACTTACAGAAGCAAGCCGGAAGATTTGGCGAAGTTAGAAAATGATTTCCAAAAGTCATTCCGTCTTCTTGTAGAAGGATTGCGTGAGTCTAAACTTAACAAAATCAAATATCCGGATGCAAATTCAACTTTGCGTCTGACTTACGGTAAAGTTCGTGCATTACCTGCTGATAAGAGAAATGATGCAAAAATCAACAACTATACTACACTTCAGGGAACAATCAAAAAATACAAGCCAAACGACCAGGAGTTTGATTTGCCTAAGAGATTGATTGAATTGAACGATAAAAAAGATTTCGGGCCATATGCTGATAAAAAAGGATATATGCCTGTAAACTTCCTGACAGACAACGATATTACAGGTGGTAACTCAGGTTCTCCGGTATTGAATGGAAAAGGAGAGCTTATTGGTGTAGCTTTTGACGGTAACATCGAAGCTATGGCCGGTGACGTAATCTTTGATTCTAAACTGCAAAGAACAATCAACGTTGATATCCGTTATGTTTTGTTTATCATTGACAAATATGCCGGTGCAAAACATATCATTGACGAAATGACAATCGCAAAATAA
- a CDS encoding LTA synthase family protein produces MKINWKNDFTVMLLRLLVVYVAFMLGRFIFYFFNDHLIDPIHHKDIFSLLRGSLMFDTVSILYLNLPFIFLSLLPFRFREKENYQKRLFWVYMISNSLGLLVNFADVFYYPYKQSRLVLGDLFLVKEDSFSLLILDFMVDYWYGFIFYFLVLAMLCVGYRRIGYEKSILSNNRDYYVVNSAYLGVMVFLTVFLVRGASLSKASFPISMSDAFLYTSNASHTSLILSNPFCLFRTIGKSKKVPKLEYFDKSTAEAYMPTTHMPSSSGKFKIDRNTNVFIIILESFGKAHIKSLSDQFKPKQETHTPFLDSLFNEGYLFTNAHQNGYRSMDALPAIWASIPTFKEPFLSLPNSVADYHALPACMNEMGYHTAFMHGAVKESMGFVSFGKNLDIKEFQSREEYEEAKGDDDFDGKWGIWDHKFWPFVHEKINVMPKPFFTTVFTLSSHHPFSIPAELKGKFAEGTLPIHRVIKYSDYALKTFFEGIKKEPWYKNTLFVITADHASGADSPKFLKPPFDYSIPILFYHPGKNFKGTDDKIMQHIDIMPTLLGMLDYDKPYFAFGKNHFNKEEQENHFAINFSNSAFNCTTDSYYYQFNEKDILVKSDYRKDPLWKNNLLKSKTPQDKKNVLYFKAFIQQYYSHLNERNFLPQQKSRKAKEIAGRDEDIILKGQETRSLKQKLKLR; encoded by the coding sequence ATGAAAATCAACTGGAAAAATGATTTTACCGTTATGCTGTTGCGGCTTTTGGTCGTTTATGTCGCATTCATGCTCGGAAGATTTATCTTTTATTTTTTTAACGACCACCTGATTGACCCTATCCACCACAAGGATATTTTTTCTTTGCTTCGCGGAAGCCTGATGTTTGATACGGTTTCCATACTTTATCTGAATTTGCCTTTTATATTTTTGTCGCTGTTGCCTTTTCGGTTTCGGGAAAAAGAAAACTATCAGAAAAGGCTTTTCTGGGTTTACATGATTTCAAACAGCCTCGGGCTACTGGTCAATTTTGCGGATGTGTTTTATTATCCATACAAACAGTCCCGATTGGTTTTAGGAGATTTGTTTTTGGTTAAGGAAGACAGTTTCTCACTTTTGATACTCGACTTTATGGTTGACTACTGGTATGGCTTTATCTTCTATTTTCTTGTACTGGCTATGCTTTGTGTGGGCTATAGGCGTATAGGATATGAAAAATCCATATTATCAAACAATAGAGATTACTATGTGGTTAATTCGGCATATCTGGGTGTAATGGTTTTTCTAACCGTTTTTTTGGTGAGGGGAGCCAGTCTTTCAAAAGCTTCTTTCCCCATTTCGATGAGCGATGCTTTTCTTTATACAAGCAATGCTTCCCATACTTCCTTGATATTGAGTAATCCTTTCTGCCTTTTCAGGACAATAGGTAAATCTAAAAAAGTGCCTAAGCTTGAATATTTTGATAAAAGTACTGCCGAAGCTTATATGCCTACAACACACATGCCGTCGTCTTCAGGCAAATTTAAGATTGACCGGAATACCAATGTTTTTATCATAATTTTAGAAAGCTTCGGAAAAGCCCATATCAAAAGCCTTTCCGACCAGTTCAAGCCTAAACAGGAAACGCATACGCCGTTTTTAGATTCGCTCTTTAATGAAGGCTATCTCTTTACGAATGCGCATCAAAACGGCTACCGGTCTATGGATGCCTTACCTGCTATTTGGGCTTCAATTCCTACTTTCAAAGAACCGTTTCTTTCATTGCCAAATTCTGTTGCCGATTATCATGCGTTGCCGGCCTGTATGAATGAAATGGGCTACCATACGGCTTTTATGCACGGTGCCGTAAAAGAATCGATGGGATTTGTGTCTTTTGGAAAAAACCTCGATATTAAAGAATTCCAGTCCAGAGAAGAGTATGAAGAAGCAAAAGGAGATGATGACTTTGATGGGAAATGGGGGATATGGGATCATAAATTCTGGCCTTTTGTTCACGAAAAAATCAACGTGATGCCAAAACCTTTTTTTACGACTGTTTTTACGCTTTCATCCCATCATCCGTTTAGTATTCCGGCAGAACTTAAAGGCAAATTTGCAGAAGGAACGCTCCCGATACACCGTGTGATTAAATATTCTGATTATGCGTTGAAGACTTTTTTTGAAGGAATAAAAAAGGAACCGTGGTATAAGAACACTCTTTTTGTTATAACGGCAGACCATGCTTCCGGGGCAGATTCGCCAAAGTTTTTAAAGCCGCCTTTTGATTATTCTATTCCGATTTTGTTTTATCATCCGGGAAAAAACTTTAAAGGAACAGATGATAAAATTATGCAACATATAGATATCATGCCCACACTTTTAGGAATGCTTGATTATGATAAGCCTTATTTTGCTTTTGGTAAAAATCATTTTAATAAAGAGGAGCAGGAAAATCATTTTGCAATTAATTTTTCAAATAGCGCCTTTAACTGCACAACCGATTCCTATTATTACCAGTTCAATGAAAAAGACATCTTGGTCAAATCCGATTACAGAAAAGACCCGTTGTGGAAAAATAATCTTCTGAAAAGTAAAACCCCTCAGGACAAAAAAAATGTTTTGTACTTCAAGGCATTTATTCAGCAGTATTATTCGCATCTGAACGAGAGAAATTTTCTGCCGCAACAAAAAAGCAGGAAAGCAAAGGAAATAGCAGGTCGTGATGAAGATATCATATTAAAAGGGCAGGAAACAAGAAGTCTAAAACAAAAGTTAAAATTGCGATAA
- the obgE gene encoding GTPase ObgE has translation MTEGNFVDYVKIYVSSGKGGKGSTHLHREKFIEKGGPDGGDGGRGGHVYLVGNKGLWTLFHLKFAKHVKAGHGGDGGSARSTGADGEDKYIEVPLGTVVRDKETNEILFEITEHGEKKIVVKGGKGGLGNWHFRSSTNQTPRYSQPGMPANELDIILELKVLADVGLVGFPNAGKSTLLSVLTSAKPKIADYPFTTLKPNLGIVAYRDFQSFVMADIPGIIEGAAEGKGLGHYFLRHIERNSVLLFLIPADADDIKKEYEILLDELRRYNPEILDKERFIVISKSDMLDEELKAEMKAQLDKEFKGLKYHFISSIANQGLVELKDKLWQMLNAEENQ, from the coding sequence ATGACAGAGGGAAATTTTGTAGATTACGTTAAGATTTATGTTTCTTCCGGAAAAGGAGGAAAAGGGTCGACGCATTTGCATAGAGAGAAATTTATTGAAAAAGGTGGTCCTGACGGAGGTGACGGAGGACGGGGCGGACACGTATATCTGGTAGGAAACAAAGGACTTTGGACATTGTTCCATTTAAAATTTGCAAAACACGTCAAAGCCGGACATGGTGGCGACGGAGGAAGTGCCAGAAGTACAGGTGCTGACGGAGAAGATAAGTATATTGAAGTACCGTTGGGAACCGTAGTGCGCGATAAAGAAACCAACGAAATCTTATTCGAAATCACCGAACACGGCGAGAAAAAGATTGTGGTAAAAGGCGGAAAAGGCGGATTGGGGAACTGGCATTTTAGAAGTTCCACAAACCAAACCCCAAGATATTCGCAGCCCGGGATGCCGGCTAATGAACTGGATATTATTCTGGAACTTAAAGTTCTGGCCGATGTAGGTTTGGTAGGATTTCCAAATGCAGGAAAATCGACTTTGCTGTCTGTATTGACATCTGCAAAACCAAAAATTGCGGATTATCCGTTTACAACCCTAAAACCGAATCTTGGAATTGTAGCCTACAGAGATTTCCAATCGTTTGTAATGGCAGATATTCCCGGAATTATTGAAGGTGCTGCCGAAGGCAAAGGACTGGGGCATTATTTCCTGAGACATATCGAAAGAAACTCAGTATTGCTGTTTTTGATTCCTGCTGATGCAGACGATATTAAAAAAGAATATGAAATTCTTTTGGATGAGCTGCGACGCTATAATCCGGAAATTTTAGATAAGGAACGCTTTATCGTAATTTCTAAATCAGACATGCTTGATGAGGAACTGAAAGCAGAAATGAAAGCACAGTTGGACAAAGAGTTTAAAGGCTTGAAATACCATTTCATATCGTCAATAGCAAACCAGGGATTAGTAGAATTAAAAGACAAACTTTGGCAGATGTTAAATGCTGAAGAAAATCAGTAA
- a CDS encoding hemolysin family protein has translation MEIAIIFFLILLNGVFSMSEIALISARKNRLETSAKKGNPSAKTALDLANSPNKFLSTVQIGITLIGILTGIYSGDNITGDVKIFLDQYEFLQPYSANLSVGIVVVILTFFSLVLGELLPKRIGLNYPETIAKTVALPMKVISIITAPFIWLLTISTESLLKLFRIRPTADGKVTEEEIKAIIKEGTEVGEVQEIEQDIVERVFHIGDRKVNSLMTHRKSVDYLSLEDDLPTLKQKVLDEIHSVYPVCEESLDEVVGVVLLKDLFAKFESGDFNLRDIMKEPVYLIEHTSAYKALDIFKKTKVHYAIVTDEYGITQGMITLNDILEALVGDASDFYHEEFQLVAREDGTWLVDGHYSLHDFLTYFDLDELINDYEVTTVSGLIMTELSYIPKQGEKLIWNLFELEVIDMDGVKIDKVLVRSLKE, from the coding sequence TTGGAAATAGCTATAATTTTCTTTTTAATCCTTTTGAATGGTGTTTTTTCGATGTCGGAAATCGCATTGATATCAGCGCGAAAAAACAGGTTGGAAACTTCTGCAAAAAAAGGGAATCCCAGCGCCAAAACTGCTTTGGATTTGGCCAATTCGCCAAACAAATTTTTGTCGACTGTTCAAATCGGAATCACATTAATCGGAATCTTAACAGGTATTTATTCAGGTGATAATATCACTGGCGATGTAAAGATTTTCCTGGACCAGTATGAATTCCTGCAGCCGTATTCAGCAAACCTTTCGGTTGGAATCGTGGTTGTTATTCTGACATTCTTCTCCTTGGTGCTTGGCGAATTGCTTCCTAAAAGAATCGGGCTCAATTATCCTGAAACAATTGCAAAGACGGTAGCCTTGCCTATGAAAGTAATTTCGATAATTACCGCGCCTTTTATCTGGCTTTTGACCATTTCAACAGAATCTTTGCTGAAATTGTTCAGAATCAGGCCAACGGCAGATGGTAAAGTTACCGAAGAAGAAATTAAGGCCATTATCAAAGAAGGAACTGAAGTAGGAGAAGTACAGGAAATCGAACAGGACATCGTGGAACGTGTATTCCATATTGGTGACAGAAAGGTAAACTCCTTGATGACCCACAGGAAATCGGTTGACTATCTTTCATTGGAAGATGACCTTCCTACACTTAAACAAAAAGTTCTGGATGAAATTCACTCCGTTTATCCGGTTTGTGAAGAAAGCCTGGACGAAGTTGTTGGGGTTGTGCTGTTAAAAGATTTGTTTGCCAAATTTGAAAGCGGTGACTTTAACCTTAGAGATATAATGAAGGAGCCGGTCTATTTGATAGAACATACTTCTGCCTATAAGGCATTGGATATTTTCAAGAAAACCAAAGTACACTATGCCATAGTAACAGACGAATACGGAATCACACAAGGTATGATTACCCTGAACGACATTCTGGAAGCTCTGGTAGGTGATGCGTCAGATTTCTATCATGAAGAATTCCAGCTTGTGGCAAGAGAAGACGGTACCTGGTTGGTTGACGGACATTATTCGTTACACGACTTTTTGACCTATTTTGATTTGGATGAACTGATTAACGATTATGAAGTTACGACAGTAAGCGGCCTAATCATGACAGAGCTTTCCTATATACCAAAACAGGGCGAAAAATTAATCTGGAACTTATTTGAATTAGAAGTTATAGATATGGACGGCGTTAAAATCGACAAGGTTTTAGTCCGTTCGCTAAAAGAATAA
- a CDS encoding adenylate kinase produces MINIVLFGKPGAGKGTQAEFLKKKYNLTHLSTGDIFRFNIKNETELGKLAKTYMDKGDLVPDEVTIQMLQSEVDKNPESKGFLFDGFPRTLSQAKALDNFLESKNEEITATVALEANDEILVKRLLERGKTSGRPDDQDEEKIRNRYQEYNEKTAPLMDYYKAQNKFHAVDGIGSIEEITHRLSTVIDSL; encoded by the coding sequence ATGATTAATATCGTATTATTTGGGAAGCCTGGAGCAGGAAAAGGAACCCAGGCTGAATTCTTAAAAAAGAAATACAATCTGACCCATCTCTCAACAGGAGATATTTTTAGGTTCAATATTAAAAATGAAACAGAGCTTGGCAAATTAGCCAAGACCTATATGGATAAGGGAGATTTGGTTCCGGATGAAGTAACCATCCAGATGCTTCAAAGTGAAGTAGATAAAAACCCGGAATCTAAAGGATTTCTTTTTGACGGATTCCCAAGAACCCTGTCACAGGCAAAAGCTCTGGATAACTTTTTGGAATCTAAAAACGAAGAAATAACGGCAACGGTTGCTTTGGAGGCCAATGATGAAATTTTGGTAAAAAGACTTTTGGAAAGAGGAAAAACTTCAGGAAGACCAGATGACCAGGATGAAGAAAAAATCAGAAACCGTTATCAGGAATACAACGAAAAAACAGCTCCTTTAATGGACTATTATAAAGCACAGAATAAATTTCACGCTGTGGACGGAATTGGTTCCATAGAAGAAATTACACATCGGTTAAGTACAGTAATCGATAGCCTTTAA
- a CDS encoding phosphoribosyltransferase: MIQLHDKHFVPFISGKEIDSAIAKMAQEVAEDLDEEIPLFVGVLNGAFMVVSDFMKHYPKACEVSFVKLASYEGTTTTHEVKKLIGLNQDLSGRTVVVIEDIVDTGNTLVELKAMFESQNVKQLKFATLFLKPEAYKKDIKIDYIGIEIPNKFIVGYGLDYDGLGRNIPEIYQLKD; the protein is encoded by the coding sequence GTGATACAACTTCACGACAAACATTTTGTTCCTTTCATCAGCGGAAAGGAAATCGATTCAGCTATAGCCAAAATGGCGCAGGAAGTAGCTGAAGACCTGGACGAAGAGATACCCTTATTTGTGGGCGTCTTAAACGGCGCCTTTATGGTGGTTTCAGATTTTATGAAACACTATCCGAAAGCCTGCGAAGTAAGCTTCGTAAAATTAGCCTCCTATGAGGGCACTACTACAACCCATGAGGTGAAAAAACTCATCGGACTTAATCAAGATTTATCGGGAAGAACCGTTGTCGTAATAGAAGATATTGTCGACACAGGAAATACTTTGGTCGAGCTGAAAGCAATGTTTGAGTCCCAAAATGTAAAGCAGCTTAAATTCGCTACCTTATTTTTAAAGCCCGAAGCATACAAAAAAGACATAAAAATTGATTATATTGGTATTGAAATTCCAAACAAATTCATTGTAGGCTATGGCCTGGATTATGATGGGCTCGGAAGAAACATTCCGGAAATATACCAATTGAAAGATTAA
- a CDS encoding PQQ-dependent sugar dehydrogenase produces MKTRILPLLSCIAFSFLSCNGQEKKPPVKNSTTIVKTAVGDLELPAPYATESARKISRMKEWPEGVTPKAPEGFVVTKFADGLKNPRWTYIAPNNDIFVVESNTFKSANQITIFRDKDGDGVFETREIFKDGLNMPFGMLILDNYFYIANTDGLFRFPYSAGDLKLRGNGTKILELPAGGYNNHWTRNLLANADGSKIYVSVGSASNNAEHGMEVEKRRANILEINPDGTGEQIYASGLRNPVGMDWNPANNELWTAVNERDDLGDELVPDYITSVKRGGFYGWPYSYYGQIADPRMKGEGKELVAKAIVPDVSVGAHTASLGFAFYNQDAFPAKYRNGAFVGQHGSWNRSKLSGYKVLFVPFKNGKPSGKPEDFLTGFIANEEKAEVYGRPVAVTVMKDGSLLVNDDSGNTIWRVAFKK; encoded by the coding sequence ATGAAAACACGTATTTTACCCCTACTTTCCTGCATTGCTTTTTCATTCTTATCCTGTAACGGACAAGAAAAGAAACCGCCTGTAAAAAACAGTACTACTATTGTAAAAACTGCTGTGGGCGATTTGGAACTTCCTGCTCCGTATGCTACAGAATCTGCCCGAAAAATAAGCCGCATGAAAGAGTGGCCTGAAGGAGTTACACCTAAAGCTCCGGAAGGATTTGTGGTAACAAAATTTGCAGACGGATTGAAAAATCCACGCTGGACCTATATTGCTCCCAACAATGATATTTTTGTAGTGGAAAGCAACACTTTTAAAAGCGCCAACCAAATTACTATTTTCAGAGACAAGGATGGTGATGGCGTTTTTGAGACCCGTGAAATTTTTAAAGACGGGCTTAACATGCCTTTCGGGATGCTGATTCTTGATAATTATTTTTACATAGCCAATACTGATGGTCTTTTTCGTTTTCCATACAGTGCAGGTGACTTAAAGCTAAGAGGAAACGGAACAAAAATACTGGAACTTCCTGCCGGAGGTTATAACAATCACTGGACAAGAAATCTGCTTGCCAATGCTGATGGTTCAAAAATATATGTTTCCGTAGGCTCTGCCAGCAACAATGCTGAGCACGGGATGGAAGTAGAAAAAAGGCGCGCCAATATTTTAGAAATCAATCCTGACGGAACCGGAGAACAAATTTATGCCAGCGGCTTGCGAAATCCTGTTGGAATGGATTGGAATCCTGCCAATAACGAACTCTGGACTGCCGTAAACGAACGCGATGATTTGGGTGACGAACTTGTTCCTGATTATATTACAAGCGTAAAAAGAGGAGGTTTTTACGGATGGCCTTATTCCTATTACGGACAAATTGCAGACCCAAGAATGAAAGGAGAGGGAAAAGAACTGGTTGCCAAAGCTATCGTTCCCGATGTTTCTGTTGGTGCACATACCGCTTCACTCGGATTTGCTTTTTACAACCAAGATGCTTTTCCGGCTAAATACAGAAACGGGGCTTTTGTAGGACAGCATGGCTCCTGGAACCGTTCAAAACTAAGCGGATACAAAGTGCTTTTTGTACCTTTTAAAAACGGAAAGCCTTCCGGAAAACCCGAAGATTTCCTGACCGGATTCATTGCCAACGAAGAAAAAGCGGAAGTTTACGGACGTCCCGTTGCTGTGACGGTTATGAAAGACGGCTCGTTATTGGTGAATGACGACAGCGGCAATACGATATGGAGAGTGGCTTTTAAAAAATAA
- a CDS encoding DUF3667 domain-containing protein, whose amino-acid sequence MNPICKNCEHEVNGNFCSECGQSTHTHPINFHYLWHDIQHGIFHFDKGLLFTAKELFTRPGHSIREFIEGKRVSHFKPTSLVFLLGSFYGLLYHFFHIEIPANVTGEDTGQTFNVMGDWITAHYALATLFTIPLLSIASFLAFRKTGYNLVEHLVLNGFIAGQKLMLQFIFFPLLYIYSGTQTILLLSVISVFIDILLAFWTYNQFFDTQSTIKNILKTILTYIYFFIMFTVLTIAIGLVLELVIKKA is encoded by the coding sequence ATGAATCCGATTTGCAAGAATTGCGAACACGAAGTTAATGGAAATTTCTGTAGCGAATGCGGACAGTCTACTCACACGCATCCTATAAATTTTCATTACCTCTGGCACGACATACAACATGGCATTTTTCATTTTGACAAAGGTTTGCTTTTTACTGCCAAAGAACTTTTTACGAGACCCGGTCATTCCATCAGGGAATTTATCGAAGGCAAAAGAGTCAGCCATTTCAAACCTACCTCGTTGGTCTTCCTGCTCGGTTCTTTCTACGGGTTGCTGTATCATTTTTTCCATATTGAAATTCCCGCTAATGTAACCGGCGAAGATACGGGTCAGACATTCAATGTTATGGGAGATTGGATTACTGCACATTATGCATTGGCTACCCTGTTTACTATTCCTCTCCTATCAATCGCCTCTTTTCTTGCTTTTCGAAAAACAGGCTATAATTTGGTAGAACATTTGGTGCTAAACGGTTTCATTGCCGGACAAAAACTAATGCTTCAATTTATTTTTTTCCCGCTTCTTTATATTTACAGCGGCACCCAAACTATTTTGCTACTTTCCGTAATATCTGTGTTTATTGATATACTGCTTGCTTTTTGGACCTATAATCAGTTTTTTGACACTCAATCTACCATAAAGAACATTTTGAAAACAATACTGACCTATATTTATTTTTTCATCATGTTTACGGTCCTGACCATTGCAATAGGTCTAGTTTTGGAACTAGTTATTAAAAAAGCATAA
- a CDS encoding cation:dicarboxylate symporter family transporter, with protein sequence MGESIAKNNGLLFKIVTNLTFWVLIAIISGVLVGHYLPETGTKMKVIGDTFIQIVKLFIAPIIFLTIVLGISGMGDLRKVGRIGIKALIYFEIVTTFALAIGIIAAYIIQPGKIDKSGLDIQDASKYTSNPRTEFDWWQFFMDNFTLQVLALAIVCGILLNYYSKRESVVATLYKASKIVFKALKFVMFLAPLGAFGGMAYTVGKFGLHTLIPLGKLMFTVYLTMAVFIFLILGGIMRYYKMRIWDLIKYLKAELLIVLGTSSSEPALPNLMDKLERLGCSKSVVGLVVPTGYSFNLDGTSIYLSMCVIFLAQLYNVHLSFGEILTIIGLLMITSKGAAGVTGSGFIVLASTLTAIHKIPLEGLAFLLGVDKFMSEARAITNFIGNGVATIVISKNENEFVDIENPMELD encoded by the coding sequence ATGGGCGAAAGCATTGCAAAAAATAATGGCCTTTTATTCAAAATAGTCACCAATCTTACTTTTTGGGTGCTGATAGCAATTATTTCCGGAGTTTTGGTTGGACATTATTTGCCCGAAACCGGCACAAAAATGAAGGTCATAGGTGATACTTTCATCCAGATTGTCAAGCTTTTTATCGCCCCGATTATTTTTCTTACTATTGTTTTAGGAATCAGCGGTATGGGTGACCTGAGAAAAGTAGGCCGTATCGGGATAAAAGCGCTGATTTATTTTGAAATCGTTACCACATTCGCCCTGGCTATTGGCATTATAGCGGCTTATATTATCCAACCCGGAAAAATCGACAAGTCTGGCCTTGACATTCAGGATGCTTCAAAATACACCTCCAATCCAAGGACTGAATTTGACTGGTGGCAGTTTTTCATGGATAACTTCACCTTGCAGGTTTTAGCCCTGGCTATTGTTTGCGGCATTTTGCTCAATTATTACAGCAAACGCGAATCTGTAGTAGCTACCTTATACAAAGCCTCAAAAATTGTTTTCAAGGCTTTAAAGTTTGTGATGTTCCTGGCACCATTAGGCGCTTTTGGGGGCATGGCCTATACAGTAGGAAAGTTCGGATTGCACACTTTGATTCCTTTAGGAAAACTGATGTTTACCGTTTACCTGACTATGGCCGTTTTTATCTTTTTGATTTTGGGCGGTATCATGCGTTATTATAAAATGAGAATCTGGGACCTGATAAAATACCTGAAAGCCGAACTGTTGATCGTGTTAGGAACTTCATCTTCTGAACCTGCATTGCCCAATCTGATGGATAAGCTGGAACGACTGGGATGCAGCAAATCAGTCGTTGGACTTGTAGTGCCAACCGGATATTCGTTTAATCTGGACGGCACTTCTATCTATCTTTCAATGTGTGTCATTTTTCTAGCACAGTTATATAATGTACATCTTTCTTTTGGGGAAATACTGACTATTATCGGACTGCTGATGATTACTTCAAAAGGAGCAGCCGGAGTTACCGGAAGCGGCTTTATTGTGTTGGCCTCAACACTTACAGCTATTCACAAAATTCCGCTTGAAGGATTGGCCTTTCTTTTAGGGGTTGACAAATTCATGAGCGAAGCAAGAGCCATTACCAATTTTATTGGCAACGGTGTAGCAACTATTGTGATTTCTAAAAACGAAAACGAGTTTGTCGATATTGAAAATCCAATGGAACTCGATTAG